One Mycobacterium marseillense DNA window includes the following coding sequences:
- a CDS encoding MBL fold metallo-hydrolase, translating into MTAQDGPTDKLVDTYTGHVDPGTAARRTLPGATIIKASVGPMDNNAYLVTCSATGETLLIDAANDADDLISLIRQNTPKVSLIVTSHQHFDHWQALDAVAKATGAPTAANEIDAEALPVTPDRLLAGGDTVQIGELSFDVIHLRGHTPGSIALALDGPATGGVTQLFTGDCLFPGGVGKTWQPGDFDQLLDDVTTRVFDVYDDSTVIYPGHGDDTVLGAERPHLSEWRARGW; encoded by the coding sequence ACCGCGGCCCGCCGGACCCTACCCGGCGCCACGATCATAAAGGCGTCGGTGGGCCCCATGGACAACAATGCGTATCTGGTGACATGTTCCGCCACGGGCGAAACCCTGCTCATCGACGCCGCCAACGATGCCGACGACCTGATCAGCCTGATCCGGCAGAACACACCGAAGGTATCGCTGATCGTGACCAGCCATCAGCACTTCGATCACTGGCAGGCGCTGGACGCCGTGGCGAAGGCGACCGGCGCGCCGACCGCGGCCAACGAAATCGACGCCGAGGCGCTGCCGGTCACGCCGGACCGTTTGCTGGCGGGCGGTGACACCGTGCAGATCGGCGAGCTCAGCTTCGACGTCATCCACCTGCGCGGGCACACCCCCGGATCAATCGCGCTGGCCCTCGACGGACCCGCCACCGGCGGGGTCACCCAGCTGTTCACCGGCGACTGCCTGTTCCCGGGGGGCGTCGGCAAGACATGGCAGCCCGGCGATTTCGATCAGTTGCTCGACGACGTCACCACCCGGGTCTTCGACGTCTACGACGACTCGACGGTCATCTACCCCGGCCACGGCGACGACACGGTTTTGGGTGCCGAACGCCCCCACCTGAGCGAGTGGCGCGCGCGGGGCTGGTAG
- a CDS encoding universal stress protein has product MGAYRTVVVGTDGSDSSMRAVEKAAQIAGPDAKLIVASAYLPQHEDARAADALRDESYKVSGTAPIYAILRDAKDRAQAAGAQNIDERPIVGAPVDALVHLAEEEQADLLVVGNVGLSTIAGRLLGSVPANVSRRAKTDVLIVHTTT; this is encoded by the coding sequence ATGGGCGCCTATCGGACTGTGGTGGTAGGAACCGATGGCTCGGACTCATCGATGCGTGCGGTAGAGAAGGCGGCGCAGATCGCCGGGCCGGACGCCAAGCTGATCGTGGCCTCGGCGTACTTGCCGCAACATGAGGACGCCCGGGCCGCCGACGCCCTCCGGGACGAAAGCTACAAGGTTTCGGGCACTGCGCCGATCTACGCGATTTTGCGCGACGCCAAGGACCGCGCCCAGGCCGCCGGCGCGCAAAACATCGACGAGCGCCCGATCGTGGGGGCGCCGGTCGATGCCCTGGTCCACCTCGCTGAGGAAGAGCAGGCCGACCTGCTCGTGGTCGGCAACGTCGGCCTGAGCACCATCGCCGGCCGGCTGCTGGGATCGGTGCCGGCCAACGTCTCGCGACGGGCCAAGACCGACGTCCTGATCGTGCACACCACGACGTAG